One Bacillus spongiae genomic window, TAACGGTAGCGTAAAACAAACGTTTATAAAAGAGAGGAGTAGATAAATTGAATAGTGAGCACAAAATTTTTGACCTTGAAAGGAAAGCAACGCTTTCAACCTTATGGATCTTTGTCCTACTAAATCTCATATTTAGGGACCTTCATGAACTGTTTAGACCAGAGCTTTTAGGAGAAATGATGACCGGAATCGTAAATGGGACAGTTATAACAGAAGGACTTTTGTTAGGGTTTGGTATGCTGTTAGAGATACCAATCGCGATGGTCCTCTTGTCACGTGTGTTAAGCTATAGCCTGAATCGGTGGGCAAATATAATAGCTGGAATCGTAACACT contains:
- a CDS encoding DUF6326 family protein, which codes for MNSEHKIFDLERKATLSTLWIFVLLNLIFRDLHELFRPELLGEMMTGIVNGTVITEGLLLGFGMLLEIPIAMVLLSRVLSYSLNRWANIIAGIVTLVIFVVFGGVNDLDDMFFLTVEVAALIVIIVYAWKWPKHVS